The region TGTCTTGCAGTCTGTCGGGGAAACCCAGAATCTTTATTGTAGTAGGGTGCGTTAGCGAAGCGTAACGCACTGTCAAAGTTAGATAGTGATGCGTTACGCTATGGCTAACGCATCCTACAGTAAATCTTATTTGGCAGAAATCTGATTCTCCAACAGGCTGCTAGGGTCGTTAATATAGCGATCGCTACTTAAATATTAAATCCCAAAAAGCAAAAGTCGGCGCGAAGCAACGCCTTTTGCTTTAGATAGAAAGAGGGTTGCAGTGCTTTGCACCGCAACCCTCTTTTGGGTTTTAGTAGAAATTTCAAAAAGATCTTGTGTAATTGTGCATATCAGTAGTATTATCAATAACGGTTAAATGGCGAGTGTAGCCAAGTGGTTAAGGCAGTGGTTTGTGGTACCACCATTCGTGGGTTCAATTCCCATCATTCGCCCTCAAATTAAAACCCACAAAGAAAAGAGGTCACAAAGTGACCTCTTTTCTTTTTTGGGTGTTTTGACGGTAGCTCAAAGCATTAAAATTGCGAGACAGTTCAATTCATGCGTTAGCAATTTTTAAATAGGACGGCTGTAAGTTTCATGGGTAAGACAGTTGTAAGATTTTGCGCGATCGCTTTGATCACGCTACTGATCGCAGTATCGTTTGGGGGACTATATCCGCAAAGTTTGCGAGCCGATGGTAATGCGATCTCGATCGCCGTCGCAGCGCCTCTAAGTGGTGATGGCGCTAGTGGTGGTCAGGAAATAGTCGATAGTATCAAGTTATATATTGATGCGACCAATCGTGACGGGGGCATTAATGGTCGTCAGCTTAAGTTAAATATTTTTGACGATAAGGGTAATGCGGATGGGGCAACACAAGTTGCTAATGAAATCGCCAAAAGTGACGCATTGGTTGTGTTAGGGCATCGCTCTTCAGATGCCTCGATCGCTGCGGGGAGCATTTACCAAGATAAGAAATTACCAGCGATTACAGGTACAGCCAATAATCCAAAGGTGACGAGCGATCGCCCTTACTATTTTCGGATGATTTATACCAATCCTGCCCTTGCTAAAACCCTATCGATCTATGCGCAGCAGGTATTGCAATTAAAAACTGCGAGTGTGATTTATGACAAGGCTAGTAAAAATGAACAAGCACAGTCAGAATTAATTAAGTCTGCCTTTGAAGCTAATGGTACTGGCAAAATTCAAAAAATTTGGGCGATCGATTCTGACCCCAATAATCGCAAAGCTTCGGTGCAGCAAATTGTCAATGAAATAGCTGCTGAGCCTGACGCGGGAATTTTGTTTTTAACTTTATCTAAAGAGGAGGTTGCTGAAGATTTCTTGGTAGCTCTCAAACAAAAGGGTTTAAAGAATTCGATTTTGGGAGAACAGGCTCTTGGACGAGAATCATTTGCTAAGCGTTTTGAAAAATATGACGAAGAAAAGCAAAATGCAGGATTCTTTACTGATGGGATGTATGTGCCATTGCCCATCTTGTTTGATAGTGCTGGAGCTGATGCTCAAGACTTTCTGACATCCTATCAAAAAACCTATAACAAGACTCCTTCGTACTTAGGGGCAAAGTTTTATGAGGCAGCGATCGTCGCAGTGGATGCAATCCGTAAAGTCAATCTTAAAGGTACAAACGTAGAAGGCGATCGCGAACAGGTGCGTGAGGCTTTGGCGGCACTAAATAATCGCAAAGTAGGGATTAGAGGCTTAACTGGCTTGTTGTATTTCAATAGCGATCGCAATAGCGATCAGCCTGTGCGCCTTGCCCAATTCCAAAACCAAAAACTGATTTCTGCTTCTCAGCAATTTACACCAATCGCTAATCCTGAAAGACTCAATCTACCGAAAGAAATCCAAGCAGGAAGCATCGTTCAATCGGGCGAGCAGTATTTTTGGCGGCAGCGGGTGGTTTATGCAGGGATGGATATCAATAAGCTGAATCGCATTGATAAGGCAACCTTTACCGCCGATTTTTATGTGTGGTTTCGCTATAACGGCAATGATGAACCTACGGAGATTCAGTTTCCTGATGCGGTCACCAATAGCGTCAACCCCACAGCTCCAGTATTTGATGGCAAAGCACCAATCAAGGCGCAGGTTGTCAATGGCTTGAACTATCGTCTCTATCGGGTGCGTGGTGAATTTCGGAATGCCTTTGATTTTCGCGATTATCCCTTTGATTCGCAAAGATTAAACTTGCGTTTTGATAATCCTAATCTATCTACTGATCGGTTAATTTATGCGATCGATAAGGTTGGCTTAAAATTGCCAAGACCTGAAGTCGAAGAACGTAAACCATTTCAAGGACTCCAGCTTTGGACTTTTAAAAATATCACCTATTTCCAAGATTCATCACGCAGTACTTCCACTCAAGGCGATCCTGATTTGTTTCAGTCCAATGCTCAAGTGGAATACCCTGGATTAAGCATTCGCATGACTTTCCAGCGTAAAACCTTAGTATTTCTCTCTAAGAATGTCTTGCCTCTGATCTTGCTATCGCTTCTAACCTATTGCTGCCTATTCTTCCCCTATACGATGTTTGTGCCCCGTACGATGGCTCCTGCCTCGGCACTACTATCAGGAATTGTGTTGTTACTCTCTTTTAACAATCAACTTCCTGAAGTTGGCTACACCGTAGCGATGGAATATGTATTTTATGTCTATTTCTGTTTGTGTTTACTACCGATTCTGGTCACAGTAGTCGGCACGAAACTAGAAAAAGATGGGCATAAAAAAGCTTTTAAATACTTAAATATTGCTTCGTGGATTGTCTATCCATTGATTTTGATCATCACAATTTCGATTTTTGCGATTAGCTATAGCGATCGCTTAGTTTGAAGACCAACAGGAAAATGGCGACACTAAGCGTCGCTATTTTCCTGTTGATTTAGAACCTTTCTAACCTACTCCTTTCCCAGTCAAGAAATAGACATTAAAAACCAAGATTACACGTTGGGGCGCGAAGCGCCCCAACGTGTAATCTTTCACTGGGAAGGGAGTAGAACATCTAGGAATCGGGTACTCCTAAAATGTAAATGATTTATTTGGTATAGCAATGTAAGAGATAGCTAGGACAAATCAAAACCCAAATTAATAAAGGCGGAGCGAAGCGCCGCCTTTATTAATTTGGGTTTAAAACCCTGTGAAATTTAGATTGAAGTAAAGCCCATTTTCTTGTGCAGTATTCCGACTATTTGGCACAGAAATCAGAGGAATGCCATAGTCAAGCCGAACATCTAAAGTATTGCCAACTCGCCAACGCAAGCCCAAGCCAGTGCCTAATAAAGTATTGGAACTAGAGTTTGCTTCTCCTGAGCTTGTCCATACGGCAGCAGCATCAACGAATGGGACTATTTGCAATAGACCTTCCCATTCAGGTATCCGTAATATTGGTAACCTTAACTCTGCGGATAGATTCAATCCATTATCTCCTAGCAAGACATCCTGACGATAACCTCGTAGAGTGTCCTGTCCTCCAAACCCAATTTGCTCCGATGGCAAAATTGCGCGATCGCCAAATTGCAGATCACCACGCAGTAATAAAAAGGTATCAGGTGCAAGTAAGCTCACATACTGCGACTGTCCACGCC is a window of Pseudanabaena sp. BC1403 DNA encoding:
- a CDS encoding ABC transporter substrate-binding protein; this encodes MGKTVVRFCAIALITLLIAVSFGGLYPQSLRADGNAISIAVAAPLSGDGASGGQEIVDSIKLYIDATNRDGGINGRQLKLNIFDDKGNADGATQVANEIAKSDALVVLGHRSSDASIAAGSIYQDKKLPAITGTANNPKVTSDRPYYFRMIYTNPALAKTLSIYAQQVLQLKTASVIYDKASKNEQAQSELIKSAFEANGTGKIQKIWAIDSDPNNRKASVQQIVNEIAAEPDAGILFLTLSKEEVAEDFLVALKQKGLKNSILGEQALGRESFAKRFEKYDEEKQNAGFFTDGMYVPLPILFDSAGADAQDFLTSYQKTYNKTPSYLGAKFYEAAIVAVDAIRKVNLKGTNVEGDREQVREALAALNNRKVGIRGLTGLLYFNSDRNSDQPVRLAQFQNQKLISASQQFTPIANPERLNLPKEIQAGSIVQSGEQYFWRQRVVYAGMDINKLNRIDKATFTADFYVWFRYNGNDEPTEIQFPDAVTNSVNPTAPVFDGKAPIKAQVVNGLNYRLYRVRGEFRNAFDFRDYPFDSQRLNLRFDNPNLSTDRLIYAIDKVGLKLPRPEVEERKPFQGLQLWTFKNITYFQDSSRSTSTQGDPDLFQSNAQVEYPGLSIRMTFQRKTLVFLSKNVLPLILLSLLTYCCLFFPYTMFVPRTMAPASALLSGIVLLLSFNNQLPEVGYTVAMEYVFYVYFCLCLLPILVTVVGTKLEKDGHKKAFKYLNIASWIVYPLILIITISIFAISYSDRLV